The following are encoded together in the Anaerostipes caccae L1-92 genome:
- a CDS encoding hotdog fold domain-containing protein encodes MSEQTVTMRYRMSSRDEFYGGGVVNGARSITYMGDTADRLMAKVCGNVGRCCLVEKIRLYNPVFAGDYMEFIARVTKTEGNKVYIQCRSFKVAQIPEEPEFESSIDMLEDPEISTEAFFVYEIPEHKVKA; translated from the coding sequence ATGAGTGAACAGACAGTAACAATGAGATACAGGATGTCAAGCAGAGATGAATTTTACGGTGGTGGTGTAGTAAACGGCGCACGTTCCATTACATATATGGGAGATACTGCAGACCGCTTAATGGCAAAAGTGTGCGGCAATGTCGGAAGATGCTGCCTCGTAGAAAAAATTCGTTTATATAACCCTGTCTTTGCCGGGGATTATATGGAATTTATCGCAAGAGTCACAAAAACTGAAGGAAATAAAGTCTACATTCAGTGCCGTTCTTTCAAAGTGGCTCAGATTCCTGAGGAGCCGGAATTTGAAAGTTCTATTGATATGTTAGAGGATCCGGAAATTTCAACAGAAGCATTTTTTGTATACGAAATACCGGAACACAAAGTAAAAGCTTAG
- a CDS encoding DUF2207 family protein has translation MKKYIISIGLLLIFFLYGETVDEPSNFYKKVQPDLNMRTEQYKTDVTLKTDGSYLITERIKVNFLKPRHGIYRNIPVRGRQSYKDKENKEHKFLYYADVKLNLDDVNTSASYDNKDGNFILKLGDEEAKVNSGNYQFSYQLTPYHQEKEYHYVYYNVFPGQWKDSIPKGSRFTIHFPKKISLSQVKFYTGEQGNTVDASSVADIRIDSAGRRITGTLTKDLPVGWGITCFGDLDKGYFTSVKRPTLGREILTAAGLISLVLIILFLKFKKKDEIIPSIQYQPPEDIDSAAIGCIIDGSADTKDVISLLLYWADQGYVFLQHKKNEMIAYKLKDLPAYAPEYQTYLFEKMFTQEEPFLSTMDVPERMTGAVEATKEKLKNYYQDMIYTEGSRTARFISSILTMIPIALFMILSTQYGILSEKEQHYEMYMFAAVCIGFFIILYAADHWYSLSLEDRKRDLIIAGTLCIGALGIYSIFYMEMVKKQKIFNFAGVMVLVCIMTAAGILLTACMKKRTKQCVEWMGYLVGLRDFIENAELDRMKVLGEQYPNLFYHIFPYAYVFGLSEIYADKLEKLNVEMPVWFGNAEGDYIFRAQYMKDFHQDFNTSISIDSSSGSGGGSDSSGGFSGGGFGGGGGGSW, from the coding sequence ATGAAAAAGTATATTATCAGTATTGGCTTGCTTCTTATTTTTTTTCTGTACGGAGAAACAGTGGATGAACCTTCAAATTTTTATAAAAAGGTCCAGCCCGATCTAAACATGCGGACAGAACAATATAAGACGGATGTTACATTAAAAACAGACGGGAGTTATTTGATAACTGAAAGAATTAAGGTGAATTTTTTGAAACCCAGGCATGGCATCTATCGGAATATACCAGTTCGTGGAAGGCAGTCCTATAAAGATAAAGAGAATAAGGAGCATAAATTTTTATATTATGCGGATGTAAAATTAAATTTGGATGATGTTAATACAAGTGCGTCATATGATAATAAAGATGGAAACTTTATATTAAAGCTGGGTGATGAAGAGGCAAAAGTAAACAGTGGAAATTATCAATTCAGCTATCAGCTGACACCGTATCATCAGGAAAAAGAATATCATTATGTATATTACAATGTATTTCCTGGACAGTGGAAAGATTCTATTCCGAAAGGAAGTCGGTTTACGATACATTTTCCGAAGAAGATAAGCCTCTCACAGGTTAAGTTTTATACTGGAGAACAGGGAAATACTGTGGATGCCAGCAGTGTGGCTGATATCAGGATAGATTCCGCAGGACGCAGGATCACGGGGACACTGACGAAAGATCTGCCGGTCGGATGGGGCATTACCTGTTTCGGAGATTTAGATAAGGGGTATTTTACTTCAGTAAAACGTCCAACACTGGGAAGAGAAATCTTGACGGCGGCAGGACTGATTTCCCTTGTCCTCATTATATTATTTTTGAAGTTTAAGAAGAAAGATGAAATTATTCCATCAATTCAATACCAGCCTCCGGAAGATATTGACAGTGCGGCAATAGGCTGTATCATTGACGGAAGTGCAGATACCAAAGATGTAATATCGCTGCTGCTTTACTGGGCGGATCAGGGTTATGTATTTCTGCAGCACAAAAAGAATGAAATGATTGCCTATAAACTAAAAGATCTTCCAGCATATGCACCTGAGTACCAGACATATTTGTTTGAAAAAATGTTTACGCAGGAGGAACCATTTCTTTCGACAATGGATGTTCCGGAGCGAATGACAGGAGCAGTAGAAGCAACAAAAGAAAAACTCAAGAATTATTATCAGGATATGATTTATACAGAAGGGTCCAGAACGGCAAGATTTATCAGCAGTATTTTAACGATGATACCAATAGCACTATTTATGATATTGAGTACACAGTATGGGATTTTAAGTGAAAAGGAACAGCACTATGAAATGTATATGTTTGCTGCAGTATGCATTGGCTTTTTCATTATATTGTATGCTGCAGATCACTGGTATTCTTTGTCTCTGGAAGACAGAAAGAGAGATCTGATCATTGCCGGCACATTATGCATTGGTGCGTTGGGGATATACAGTATTTTTTATATGGAAATGGTAAAAAAGCAAAAGATTTTTAATTTTGCAGGCGTAATGGTTTTGGTATGCATAATGACAGCCGCCGGCATCCTGCTGACTGCATGTATGAAAAAAAGAACAAAGCAGTGTGTTGAGTGGATGGGATATCTGGTCGGCCTTAGAGATTTCATAGAAAATGCGGAACTGGATCGAATGAAAGTTTTGGGTGAACAGTATCCAAATCTATTCTATCATATATTCCCCTATGCTTATGTATTCGGTCTGTCAGAAATCTACGCAGATAAGCTGGAGAAGCTGAATGTGGAAATGCCGGTTTGGTTTGGAAACGCCGAAGGAGATTATATATTCAGAGCACAGTATATGAAAGACTTTCACCAGGACTTTAATACATCAATCAGCATAGACAGTTCTTCAGGTTCCGGAGGCGGAAGCGATTCTTCAGGAGGCTTCTCAGGAGGCGGTTTCGGAGGCGGCGGAGGCGGAAGCTGGTGA
- a CDS encoding hemolysin family protein has protein sequence MNKIGAQLLLQIILIFLNAFFAMTEIAVISLNGAKLKKMYENGDRKAGKLLKLVEEPAGFLSTIQIGITLAGFLGSAFAADNFSGYLVTWIYDDIGFTAISAAALDTIAVILITLILSYFTLIFGELVPKRIAMQKPFAVAKISCGVVSGAALIMKPVVWFLSASTNIVLKILHMKTEAEEQTVTEEEIRLMMELGEEKGTIDSEEKEWIENVFEFGDTTAGDHMTHSSEVTAVSLAQSAEEILNIIRETGLSRFPVYAKGFNDIRGILNARDFLMNLNENREKTLEEMLRPAYFVPETIPSSVLFQDMQKKKIHLAVVIDEYGEVSGIVTMEDLLEEIVGNIYDEFDPSEPPKISKAAENLWKCSGAVKLNTIAEELGVEIPDHPDYDTLGGLVFSRLHSIPKDGTTFELEICGLHIHVKKMMGRKIVEAEIQKRKNPREML, from the coding sequence ATGAATAAAATAGGTGCGCAGTTATTATTACAGATCATTCTGATTTTTTTGAACGCTTTTTTCGCTATGACAGAAATCGCAGTCATTTCCCTGAATGGAGCAAAACTTAAAAAGATGTATGAGAACGGGGACAGGAAGGCGGGAAAGCTTTTAAAGCTTGTGGAAGAACCGGCAGGTTTTCTTTCTACCATCCAGATCGGGATCACGCTGGCTGGATTTTTGGGCAGTGCTTTTGCAGCAGATAATTTTTCCGGGTATCTTGTAACCTGGATTTATGATGATATAGGTTTTACAGCCATATCTGCGGCAGCTCTGGATACGATAGCAGTTATATTGATTACACTGATCTTATCTTATTTTACTTTGATCTTCGGAGAACTTGTTCCAAAACGGATCGCCATGCAAAAGCCTTTTGCTGTTGCAAAAATATCCTGCGGCGTTGTCTCTGGGGCGGCCCTCATTATGAAGCCCGTGGTATGGTTTTTGTCGGCATCTACCAACATTGTGCTGAAAATCCTGCATATGAAAACAGAAGCAGAAGAACAGACTGTGACAGAGGAAGAAATTCGTCTGATGATGGAACTGGGTGAGGAAAAAGGAACCATCGACAGTGAAGAAAAGGAATGGATCGAAAACGTTTTTGAATTCGGTGACACCACGGCAGGGGACCATATGACACACAGTTCTGAAGTGACGGCAGTTTCTCTTGCACAGTCCGCGGAAGAGATCCTGAACATCATCCGGGAAACCGGACTGTCCAGATTCCCGGTTTATGCAAAAGGGTTCAATGATATCCGGGGAATCCTAAATGCCAGAGACTTTCTGATGAATCTGAATGAGAACAGGGAAAAGACTTTAGAAGAAATGCTGAGACCTGCTTATTTTGTTCCGGAGACCATACCTTCCTCTGTGCTGTTCCAGGATATGCAGAAGAAAAAAATTCATCTTGCAGTTGTGATAGATGAGTACGGGGAGGTCAGTGGTATTGTCACGATGGAGGATCTTCTGGAGGAAATTGTGGGAAACATCTATGATGAATTTGATCCGTCCGAACCTCCCAAGATCAGCAAGGCTGCCGAGAATTTGTGGAAATGCTCAGGGGCAGTGAAGCTGAATACGATTGCGGAAGAGCTGGGTGTGGAGATTCCGGACCATCCGGACTATGATACTCTTGGAGGACTGGTTTTCAGCCGGCTTCATTCCATTCCAAAGGACGGCACAACCTTTGAGTTGGAGATTTGTGGCCTGCATATCCATGTGAAGAAGATGATGGGAAGAAAAATAGTGGAGGCAGAGATTCAGAAGAGAAAAAACCCCCGGGAAATGCTATAA
- a CDS encoding DUF2207 family protein, whose product MKNFSLKNLIPLLLLLAFFLITGGYFDRFTEELDSGVKKDLYMKTETYDVDVTVDGEGYYLVTEQIKVKFLEDRHGIYRYIPNKGFVAYQKDGDIKKFPYLARVELELPNSDIKESKQNGAKVFRFGYSDETVRKGDYEFTYRLTPERQGQPFPYIYYNIYPSKWKNDIPKGSRFTMRLPEGTDLEKLEFYYGAYGSAESASDIIDLRKNQKENTITGILKEDLPMGSGITCFSGQVQKGFAGVKGKPGISLFLWVPPVILLAVLAVLYLCFGRDEKIIPSIEFEPPQNMDSAAVGYVIDGIAEDKDILSLILYWADKGNLWIEEEEEYLMTLHKLKELPKEAPSYQHTVFRRLFENGDSVYLNGLKNDFGLTMSSAKTQLIQEFDGESKAGIYTKPSWRLQRLAFLCTLLSVIWVTVLTGHYSYMTAVGVVIQALLCTGMGLGMYFCCRGIDGWYSFSRAKRTLMTAGGASLFYLSEILYFVFYTYKASGNEIFDYTMEIGIVLAAAAVMMPLTCFMKKRTPKCIRWMGQLSGLRSFIETAELDRMRVLAKNRPEIFYHIMPYAYVFGLYDKFAEKLEVLEIPAPGWYHAGYEIKSWNAGVMLNCMAGNLTFAAVSLSQPSSVNASGGSSGGGNKGGFSGGGFGGGGGGSW is encoded by the coding sequence ATGAAGAACTTTAGCCTGAAGAATTTGATTCCATTGCTGCTGCTGCTGGCTTTTTTTCTTATAACAGGCGGGTATTTCGACCGTTTTACGGAAGAACTTGATTCCGGGGTAAAAAAAGATTTATATATGAAGACGGAAACTTATGACGTAGATGTCACAGTGGATGGGGAAGGCTATTATCTGGTGACGGAGCAGATCAAAGTAAAGTTTTTAGAAGACAGGCATGGCATCTACCGGTACATTCCCAATAAAGGATTTGTGGCATATCAAAAGGATGGAGATATAAAAAAATTTCCATATCTCGCGAGAGTAGAGCTTGAACTTCCAAACAGCGATATAAAGGAATCTAAGCAGAACGGTGCGAAAGTATTTCGTTTTGGTTACAGTGATGAAACAGTCCGCAAAGGTGATTATGAATTTACTTACCGGCTGACACCTGAGCGGCAGGGCCAGCCTTTCCCGTATATCTATTATAATATCTATCCCTCAAAGTGGAAGAATGATATTCCAAAGGGAAGCCGTTTTACGATGCGCTTACCGGAAGGCACGGATTTAGAAAAACTCGAATTTTACTATGGAGCCTATGGATCGGCAGAAAGTGCATCCGACATCATAGATCTGAGAAAGAATCAAAAAGAGAATACAATAACCGGAATTCTTAAGGAAGATCTTCCTATGGGCAGTGGTATCACTTGTTTCTCAGGACAGGTACAGAAGGGATTTGCGGGGGTAAAAGGGAAACCCGGAATCTCATTATTTCTTTGGGTTCCGCCTGTGATTTTGCTGGCAGTACTGGCTGTCCTGTATCTGTGTTTTGGAAGGGATGAAAAAATCATTCCTTCTATAGAATTTGAACCTCCGCAGAATATGGACAGTGCAGCTGTGGGGTATGTTATTGACGGGATCGCGGAGGACAAAGATATTCTCTCTTTGATACTGTACTGGGCCGATAAGGGTAATCTGTGGATAGAGGAGGAAGAGGAATACCTGATGACGCTGCATAAGCTGAAGGAACTGCCCAAAGAGGCACCAAGCTATCAGCACACCGTATTCCGGCGGTTGTTTGAGAATGGAGACTCTGTCTATTTAAACGGCCTGAAAAATGACTTTGGTCTGACAATGAGCAGCGCAAAAACGCAGCTGATACAAGAGTTTGACGGGGAAAGCAAAGCGGGAATCTATACCAAACCATCGTGGAGACTGCAGAGGCTGGCGTTTCTATGTACGCTGCTGTCAGTTATCTGGGTTACAGTCCTCACAGGGCATTATTCTTACATGACTGCAGTCGGCGTTGTGATTCAGGCGCTGCTGTGTACCGGCATGGGGCTGGGAATGTATTTTTGCTGCAGGGGAATCGACGGCTGGTATTCTTTTTCCAGGGCAAAGAGGACTCTGATGACTGCAGGCGGTGCAAGTCTTTTTTACTTATCAGAAATACTGTACTTTGTTTTTTATACATATAAGGCATCCGGGAACGAAATTTTCGATTATACAATGGAAATAGGAATCGTCCTGGCTGCAGCGGCAGTTATGATGCCGCTGACCTGTTTCATGAAAAAAAGAACTCCAAAATGTATCCGATGGATGGGGCAGCTGTCAGGACTGCGCTCCTTTATCGAGACTGCCGAGCTGGATCGTATGAGAGTGCTGGCAAAAAATCGGCCTGAGATTTTTTATCATATTATGCCTTATGCTTATGTATTCGGTCTTTATGATAAGTTTGCAGAGAAACTGGAGGTGCTGGAAATTCCTGCTCCGGGCTGGTATCATGCCGGATACGAAATAAAAAGCTGGAATGCAGGAGTTATGCTGAATTGTATGGCAGGGAATCTTACATTTGCCGCAGTCTCTCTGAGTCAGCCGTCATCTGTGAACGCTTCCGGAGGATCATCGGGCGGCGGAAACAAAGGAGGTTTCTCAGGCGGAGGCTTCGGAGGAGGCGGAGGAGGCAGCTGGTGA
- a CDS encoding electron transfer flavoprotein subunit beta/FixA family protein, with protein MKIIVCVKQVPDTNEVRINQETGTLIREGVPSIINPDDKNALEAALVLKDETGAKVSVVSMGPPQATDALKEAIAMGADHAYLVSDRAFGGSDTWATATILAAAIEKIGDYDLILCGRQAIDGDTAQVGPEIAEFLGIPQITYAKHIECDGESLNVTRFTETGDYKIRTKLPVLLTAIKELNEPRFPTVQGIFRAYDGDVEINMLGLSDLNVDQTQIGLKGSPTNVYRSFVPVKSKQSEIIEGNTDSEKAETLIEKLLQANLI; from the coding sequence ATGAAGATCATTGTATGCGTAAAGCAGGTTCCGGATACCAACGAAGTCCGGATCAACCAGGAGACCGGGACACTGATCCGGGAAGGAGTCCCAAGCATTATCAATCCGGATGATAAGAATGCATTGGAGGCTGCCCTTGTCCTGAAAGATGAAACAGGCGCCAAAGTTTCCGTCGTAAGTATGGGGCCTCCTCAGGCTACAGATGCATTAAAAGAAGCGATTGCAATGGGAGCAGACCATGCATATCTGGTGAGCGACCGGGCATTCGGAGGATCTGACACATGGGCTACTGCCACAATTCTTGCGGCAGCCATTGAAAAGATCGGAGATTATGACCTGATCCTATGTGGAAGACAGGCTATTGACGGGGATACCGCACAAGTGGGACCTGAAATTGCTGAATTTCTTGGCATTCCACAGATCACCTATGCAAAACATATCGAATGCGACGGGGAATCTCTGAATGTAACAAGATTTACGGAGACAGGAGACTATAAGATTCGGACCAAACTTCCGGTACTCCTGACTGCCATCAAGGAACTGAACGAGCCAAGATTCCCGACCGTACAGGGAATTTTCAGAGCTTATGACGGAGATGTGGAAATCAATATGTTGGGTCTTTCTGATCTTAATGTAGATCAGACTCAGATCGGACTAAAAGGTTCTCCTACTAACGTTTACCGTTCCTTTGTCCCTGTTAAATCGAAACAAAGTGAGATCATCGAGGGAAATACGGATTCTGAAAAAGCGGAAACCCTTATTGAGAAGCTTCTGCAGGCAAATTTGATTTAA
- a CDS encoding ECF transporter S component — translation MGNKKVLRMVQIALFIAIIFIMTFTPLGYLRLGLLEISLLTIPVGVGAMIFSPAAGAVLGLSFGLISFARFFGMNPFGAVLVGINPFYAFLVAVPTRTLMGFLTGVIFRALSKGGSAKTARYYIGGFCAPFLNTVFFMGVMVLCYWNTEYFQNLNSTMGNLNPLMFICAFVGVNAVVEILAGSVVGGTVAKILHKVLKNT, via the coding sequence GTGGGAAACAAAAAAGTTCTTAGAATGGTGCAGATTGCTCTGTTCATAGCCATCATTTTTATTATGACATTTACACCGCTTGGATATTTACGGCTTGGGTTATTGGAAATATCGCTTCTTACGATCCCGGTAGGGGTGGGAGCCATGATCTTTTCACCGGCAGCCGGGGCAGTTCTTGGGCTGTCATTCGGACTCATTAGTTTTGCAAGATTTTTTGGGATGAATCCGTTTGGGGCAGTCCTGGTGGGGATCAATCCTTTTTATGCCTTTTTGGTGGCAGTGCCTACAAGGACGCTTATGGGATTTCTGACAGGGGTGATCTTCAGGGCACTGAGCAAGGGAGGAAGCGCGAAAACTGCCCGTTATTATATCGGAGGTTTCTGTGCACCATTCTTAAACACCGTATTTTTCATGGGAGTTATGGTGCTGTGCTACTGGAACACGGAATATTTTCAGAACCTCAATTCTACCATGGGCAATCTGAATCCACTGATGTTTATCTGTGCATTTGTGGGTGTCAATGCAGTGGTCGAGATTCTGGCGGGTTCTGTTGTCGGAGGTACAG
- a CDS encoding electron transfer flavoprotein subunit alpha/FixB family protein — protein sequence MERAKVNQGIDLSAYEDVWVLGEQREGKIQPVTIELMGEGRKLADQLQKKLAVVIPGYKIESEVEKLLHYGADIVYYMSHPLLSSFSTDGYTSAFVQLIQKKKPEIVLVGATSIGRDIGPRIAARLGTGLTADCTKLEIDAEDGKILQTRPAFGGNLMATIVCPKNRPQMSTVRPGVMEKAIHQETAAGTMETFIPDLSENDIRAKLVEIIKEEKKQVNLTDARIIVSGGRGLKSAEGFHLIQELADVLGAEVGSSRACVEAGWIDASHQVGQTGTTVRPDIYIACGISGAIQHLAGMNESKYIVAINKDPEAPIFGICDYGIVGDLNDVIPAMIAKLTQKEVSI from the coding sequence ATGGAACGAGCAAAAGTAAACCAGGGAATCGACCTGAGTGCATATGAAGATGTCTGGGTCCTTGGAGAACAACGGGAAGGAAAAATACAGCCCGTTACAATCGAGCTGATGGGAGAAGGCCGCAAGCTGGCCGATCAGCTTCAGAAAAAACTCGCTGTTGTAATACCAGGTTACAAAATTGAATCAGAAGTTGAAAAGCTTCTTCACTATGGCGCTGATATCGTTTACTATATGTCACATCCGCTGCTTTCAAGCTTTTCAACCGACGGCTATACTTCCGCTTTTGTACAGCTGATCCAGAAGAAAAAACCTGAAATTGTTCTGGTAGGCGCAACGTCCATCGGCCGGGATATCGGACCGAGAATTGCTGCCCGGCTTGGAACAGGTCTTACGGCAGACTGTACAAAACTTGAGATTGATGCAGAAGACGGAAAAATTCTGCAGACAAGGCCTGCATTCGGAGGGAACCTTATGGCCACCATCGTCTGCCCAAAGAACCGTCCGCAGATGTCTACGGTAAGACCCGGAGTCATGGAGAAAGCCATCCATCAGGAAACGGCTGCCGGAACAATGGAAACCTTTATTCCGGATCTCTCAGAAAATGATATCAGAGCTAAGCTTGTAGAAATTATTAAAGAAGAAAAGAAACAAGTAAATCTGACAGACGCACGGATCATCGTATCCGGAGGCCGGGGATTAAAATCTGCAGAAGGCTTCCATTTGATCCAAGAGTTAGCTGATGTCCTCGGTGCGGAAGTTGGATCTTCCAGAGCTTGTGTAGAGGCTGGATGGATCGATGCTTCCCATCAGGTAGGGCAGACAGGAACCACGGTACGTCCGGATATTTATATCGCCTGTGGTATCTCAGGCGCAATCCAGCATCTGGCAGGAATGAATGAATCAAAATATATTGTTGCAATCAATAAAGACCCAGAAGCGCCGATCTTCGGCATCTGTGATTATGGGATTGTAGGAGATTTAAATGATGTGATTCCGGCAATGATCGCCAAACTCACACAGAAGGAGGTTTCAATATGA
- a CDS encoding CaiB/BaiF CoA transferase family protein, protein MKALEGVKVLDLTHAYNGPFCTTLLADNGADVIKFEPVQGDQCRSWGPIDEKSGESGFYAFLNRNKKGVTLNLKNEKAREIFYDLVKDADVVVENFRVGVSKKLKVDYETLKKINPSIIYASGSGFGQYGPLSNRPCYDIVAQSMGGMVNMTGFPDSPPTKVGPSIADNVTGIYLCVGVLMALFNRERTGQGQQVDVAMADTIFSLLENGIVTTTMDGVIPQRQGNIDPSIAPFDIYEAKDGYIAIGVGNDRLFKTFCETIGREDLLDDPRYETNDLRCKNYKDGLQQVISEWAAAKGKKEIEDLFDKAGIPCGPVLDMQEAIDHPHFQAREMMVHMDHPTIGEMYFQGCPIKLTETPGSVDTPAPLLGQHNKEVFGLTDEELESLKAEGVM, encoded by the coding sequence ATGAAAGCATTAGAAGGCGTTAAGGTTCTGGATCTGACCCATGCATATAATGGACCATTCTGTACGACCCTGCTGGCGGACAATGGTGCAGATGTCATTAAATTCGAGCCGGTTCAGGGAGACCAGTGCAGAAGCTGGGGACCGATCGACGAAAAAAGCGGCGAGAGCGGATTTTATGCGTTCTTAAACCGAAATAAAAAAGGGGTTACCCTGAATCTTAAAAATGAGAAAGCGAGAGAAATCTTTTATGACTTAGTAAAGGATGCCGATGTGGTTGTTGAAAACTTCCGAGTCGGTGTGTCTAAGAAATTAAAAGTGGATTATGAAACATTAAAGAAGATCAATCCGAGCATCATTTATGCTTCTGGTTCCGGCTTCGGACAATACGGACCGCTGTCCAACCGTCCTTGTTACGATATTGTTGCCCAGTCTATGGGAGGAATGGTAAACATGACGGGATTCCCGGACTCTCCTCCTACCAAAGTAGGGCCTTCTATCGCTGACAATGTGACTGGAATCTATCTGTGTGTAGGTGTCCTGATGGCACTATTTAACAGAGAACGCACTGGACAGGGACAACAGGTAGATGTTGCTATGGCAGACACGATCTTCAGTCTTTTGGAAAACGGCATTGTTACGACGACGATGGATGGTGTGATCCCTCAGCGTCAGGGAAATATCGACCCTTCTATCGCTCCTTTCGATATCTATGAAGCCAAAGACGGATATATTGCGATCGGTGTCGGCAACGACCGTCTGTTCAAAACTTTCTGCGAAACCATCGGACGGGAAGACCTTCTCGATGATCCGCGTTATGAGACAAATGATCTTAGATGCAAAAACTATAAAGATGGTCTGCAGCAGGTAATAAGCGAGTGGGCCGCTGCCAAAGGAAAAAAAGAGATCGAAGATCTGTTTGATAAAGCCGGTATTCCTTGCGGTCCTGTATTAGATATGCAGGAAGCCATTGACCATCCGCATTTCCAGGCGAGAGAGATGATGGTTCACATGGATCATCCGACCATCGGAGAAATGTATTTCCAGGGTTGTCCGATCAAATTGACGGAAACTCCAGGCAGTGTAGACACTCCTGCTCCTCTGTTGGGACAGCATAACAAAGAAGTGTTTGGTCTCACAGATGAGGAACTGGAATCACTAAAAGCCGAAGGCGTAATGTAA
- the acrC gene encoding acryloyl-CoA reductase codes for MDFKLTDGQEMLKKTVREFAEKVVGPRAEEVDQTGIFPRDTFEQMAKLGLTGIGTPEEYGGSGGNDIDKVITVTELAKKCAATAGILSIHTIFASVLLKFGSEEQKKKYLPEVTSSGHLAAFALTEPNAGSDAAAVRTTAVLDEETGEYVLNGTKCFISGGGQAKYLLIFALTDPSKGVKGLSCILVEKGTPGFTVGKIENKMGIHGSETAELIFDQCRVPKENLVGKEGAGFKMAMNALDGARIGVAAQALGIAEGALDESVKYMNERVQFGKPIKALQGLQWYIADMATKTECAKWMIYYAAYLKSTGQPHTKEAAIAKLNASENARFVTNLALQIHGGYGYMKDYPLERMYRDAKITEIYEGTSEIHKVVISRAVLNSNGK; via the coding sequence ATGGATTTTAAACTGACAGACGGACAGGAAATGCTGAAAAAAACAGTCCGTGAATTTGCTGAAAAAGTGGTAGGTCCCAGAGCCGAAGAGGTAGATCAGACAGGAATCTTTCCGAGAGATACCTTTGAGCAGATGGCAAAACTCGGTCTTACTGGAATCGGGACTCCGGAAGAATACGGCGGAAGCGGAGGCAATGACATTGATAAGGTGATTACTGTCACAGAACTTGCAAAAAAATGTGCAGCCACGGCAGGTATTCTGTCTATTCACACCATCTTTGCTTCTGTACTTTTAAAGTTCGGCAGTGAGGAACAAAAGAAAAAATATTTACCGGAAGTGACATCCAGCGGACATCTTGCAGCTTTTGCGCTGACAGAACCCAATGCCGGCTCTGACGCCGCTGCGGTAAGGACAACGGCTGTCCTTGATGAGGAGACCGGAGAATATGTTTTAAATGGTACAAAATGCTTTATTTCCGGCGGAGGTCAGGCAAAGTATCTTCTTATTTTCGCTTTGACCGATCCATCTAAAGGAGTCAAAGGATTATCTTGTATTTTAGTAGAAAAAGGAACACCGGGATTCACTGTCGGTAAGATCGAGAACAAAATGGGAATCCACGGTTCAGAGACTGCAGAATTAATCTTTGACCAGTGCCGTGTTCCAAAAGAAAATCTTGTAGGCAAAGAAGGCGCCGGATTCAAGATGGCTATGAATGCTCTGGACGGTGCCAGAATCGGTGTTGCCGCACAGGCACTGGGGATCGCTGAAGGCGCTCTTGATGAGAGTGTCAAGTATATGAACGAGAGGGTTCAGTTCGGAAAACCGATCAAAGCTCTCCAGGGTCTTCAGTGGTATATTGCAGATATGGCTACAAAAACCGAGTGTGCAAAATGGATGATCTACTATGCTGCTTATTTAAAAAGCACTGGTCAGCCTCACACAAAAGAAGCTGCCATCGCAAAATTAAATGCTTCTGAAAATGCAAGATTTGTTACGAACCTTGCTCTTCAGATTCATGGCGGCTATGGCTATATGAAAGATTATCCTTTGGAGCGTATGTACAGAGACGCCAAAATCACTGAAATCTACGAAGGTACTTCTGAGATTCACAAGGTCGTGATCTCAAGAGCCGTTTTAAATTCTAACGGAAAGTAA